Proteins found in one Methanobacterium sp. Maddingley MBC34 genomic segment:
- a CDS encoding coenzyme F420-reducing hydrogenase, delta subunit (PFAM: Methyl-viologen-reducing hydrogenase, delta subunit), producing MEWTPKIIVFCCNWCSYGGADTAGTARMQYPPNVRIIRVMCSGRINPLFVLKAFDEGADGVMVAGCHFGDCHYDRGNFACDRRITALKTVMKTLGLEEGRFHLDWISASEGEKFANTMKMVSDQVKELGPFSWRKNKAEIG from the coding sequence ATGGAATGGACCCCCAAAATAATAGTTTTCTGTTGTAACTGGTGTTCCTATGGTGGAGCAGACACTGCAGGTACAGCAAGGATGCAATATCCGCCAAACGTGCGCATAATCAGAGTAATGTGTTCAGGTAGAATAAATCCTCTTTTTGTCTTAAAAGCATTCGATGAAGGGGCTGACGGAGTAATGGTTGCCGGATGTCACTTTGGAGACTGTCACTACGACAGAGGAAACTTCGCATGTGACCGCCGTATAACGGCTTTAAAAACAGTAATGAAGACATTAGGCCTTGAAGAAGGAAGATTCCATCTCGACTGGATATCTGCTTCAGAGGGTGAAAAATTCGCCAACACAATGAAGATGGTAAGTGATCAGGTCAAAGAACTTGGCCCCTTCTCTTGGAGAAAAAATAAAGCAGAAATAGGGTGA
- a CDS encoding coenzyme F420-reducing hydrogenase, beta subunit (PFAM: Coenzyme F420 hydrogenase/dehydrogenase, beta subunit N-term), whose protein sequence is MVQINDMYYALSPDEEIAASGECGGAVTSILKFLLEEGIVDAVLAVKKGADLYDAVPTLITDPEKVIESAGSLHCGTLNMAKVIHKYLDGANDMKIAVTTKPCDA, encoded by the coding sequence ATGGTTCAAATAAACGATATGTATTATGCTTTATCCCCTGATGAAGAAATTGCAGCCAGTGGAGAATGTGGTGGAGCAGTAACATCCATCCTTAAGTTTTTACTTGAAGAAGGGATAGTAGATGCAGTTCTCGCCGTTAAAAAAGGTGCTGATCTTTACGATGCCGTACCCACACTAATAACCGACCCAGAAAAAGTCATAGAATCAGCAGGATCCCTACACTGCGGAACACTGAACATGGCCAAAGTAATTCATAAATACCTCGACGGTGCCAACGACATGAAAATCGCCGTCACCACCAAACCCTGCGACGCCA